The Metabacillus sediminilitoris genome window below encodes:
- a CDS encoding Gfo/Idh/MocA family protein, with protein MGKLKVGVIGCGSIASRRHLIEYAANQDVEITAVCDVVASRAEEMALVYGAKAFTEYDDVLQLDEIDVISVCLPNHLHAPVSIAALNAGKHVLCEKPMATSVEEAEEMIQAARRNQKTLMIAHNQRFVASHQKAKQLIESGEIGKIYSFRTTFGHPGPERWSIDGRSSWFFNKDQALIGALGDLGVHKSDLIRYLLGEVVEVGAFVETSAKENTDVDDNAVAILKMESGVIGTLAASWSYVAGGDNSTIIYGENAILRLEDDHDHSLIVQYKNGEVVKYELDKIQTNEAGGQTTTHVIDHFVDAIKNNKAPLIPGEEGKKSLEVILAALDSNQTKKIVNLKAATIV; from the coding sequence ATGGGAAAATTAAAAGTTGGGGTTATCGGTTGTGGAAGTATTGCGAGTAGACGTCATTTAATTGAATATGCGGCAAATCAAGATGTAGAAATTACTGCTGTATGTGATGTGGTTGCAAGCCGTGCGGAAGAAATGGCTTTGGTATATGGTGCAAAAGCGTTTACTGAATATGATGATGTATTGCAGTTGGATGAGATTGATGTCATTAGTGTATGTCTGCCAAATCATCTTCATGCACCGGTTTCCATTGCCGCATTAAATGCCGGAAAACATGTTCTTTGTGAAAAGCCAATGGCAACTTCTGTAGAAGAAGCAGAAGAAATGATCCAGGCGGCAAGGCGAAACCAAAAAACATTAATGATCGCCCACAATCAACGTTTTGTTGCTTCACATCAAAAAGCAAAACAATTAATTGAAAGTGGAGAGATTGGCAAGATTTATAGCTTTAGAACGACATTTGGCCACCCTGGACCAGAAAGATGGAGCATTGATGGCAGATCAAGCTGGTTCTTTAATAAAGACCAAGCATTAATCGGTGCACTCGGAGACCTTGGTGTACACAAGTCTGATTTAATTCGCTATTTATTAGGAGAAGTTGTAGAGGTTGGCGCATTTGTTGAAACAAGTGCAAAGGAAAACACGGATGTAGACGATAATGCTGTTGCCATATTGAAAATGGAATCTGGCGTAATTGGGACATTAGCAGCAAGTTGGTCTTATGTAGCAGGTGGCGATAACTCTACAATCATTTACGGTGAAAATGCGATTTTAAGGTTAGAAGACGATCATGATCATTCACTTATTGTTCAATATAAAAATGGAGAAGTAGTCAAATACGAACTAGATAAAATCCAGACGAATGAAGCTGGAGGGCAAACAACTACACATGTGATTGATCACTTTGTTGATGCGATAAAAAATAACAAGGCTCCGCTAATTCCTGGTGAAGAAGGAAAGAAATCCCTTGAAGTGATTTTAGCTGCTCTTGATTCGAATCAAACGAAGAAAATCGTCAATTTAAAAGCGGCTACGATCGTATAA
- a CDS encoding response regulator transcription factor, producing MNKYVVLVVDDDKEIRDGIEIYLKNEGMTVLTAQDGIEAIERLNKNEVHLILLDIMMPRQDGIATTFKIREKRNIPIIMLSAKSEDTDKILGLQVGADDYVTKPFNPLELIARVKSQLRRYVTLGPFEGINKNIDLHGLTIDQAAKEVAVNGEAVKLTPIEYKIVELLMVNAGRVFSISEIYERVWKEPCYNAENTVAVHIRKIREKIEIDPKNPRYLKVVWGIGYKMEK from the coding sequence ATGAATAAATACGTTGTGTTAGTTGTTGATGATGATAAAGAAATCCGTGATGGAATTGAAATATATTTAAAAAATGAAGGAATGACGGTGTTAACAGCACAGGATGGTATTGAAGCAATTGAACGCTTAAATAAAAATGAAGTTCATTTGATTTTATTAGATATTATGATGCCAAGACAAGACGGGATTGCAACGACCTTTAAAATTCGTGAAAAAAGGAATATCCCCATTATCATGTTAAGTGCCAAAAGTGAAGATACTGACAAAATACTAGGTTTACAAGTTGGTGCGGACGACTATGTAACAAAACCTTTTAATCCCCTTGAACTGATTGCTAGGGTAAAATCCCAACTGCGAAGATATGTAACATTAGGACCTTTTGAAGGGATAAATAAAAATATTGATTTACATGGTCTTACGATTGATCAAGCAGCGAAAGAAGTTGCTGTCAATGGTGAAGCGGTGAAATTAACACCAATCGAATACAAAATTGTTGAACTGTTAATGGTGAACGCTGGTCGAGTGTTCTCTATTTCTGAAATTTACGAAAGAGTTTGGAAAGAACCATGCTACAATGCGGAAAATACCGTTGCTGTACATATTCGTAAAATTCGTGAAAAAATCGAAATCGACCCTAAAAATCCGAGGTATTTAAAGGTGGTATGGGGCATTGGATACAAAATGGAAAAGTAG
- a CDS encoding MFS domain-containing histidine kinase, whose amino-acid sequence MDTKWKSRITIIAWLMLFTYGLSGVLSAIFDDREYSKKSFFHTTQYEDTVGQLLAYIQAFEQSYQPKEEMKKLITVSNEEIEEYRFRYGDLTEQLSSIENQYAAEIEEAIANDSQNLADIYKNERDKKIEDITKNFESDEYVKQKIVKEKEQRVDEYYKELEGYREDFSEYKEAFAYYLKDTKTGEVYTNLQDSKSVDKYINDKDMLFIQNYPTKNRSYLGMKEQPFIMGYEDVINHANSNALFEGEIAISKEANNTNFIIANYYEYNHNRIVFFIYAITAIIAFIVSIMIGKKIKVISKIAPQEWINLYHKIPIDIAVILFGITGLISLALFADNPYIYNFSLDRIIFQLIIMTIFIWFTMIQGIYLYPRLKLMRTDKEVWRSSFAVSVIKMFRNAFINRRVGTQVFLILGIVFLFGVGTILIIVEPLFLIGYVPALLLIGLPLFIIVVKRTGYFNQIIRNTNALAKGHFEPDLKIIGKSVFAKLAEDINTMKHGVKISKKEQAKSEKLKTELITNVSHDLRTPLTSIITYSELLKNPELHEDERNSYIEIIDRKSKRLKVLIDDLFEASKMASGNIELSKAKVDIIQLLQQALAEYNETIQSSHIQFRVSKPEKSVYAYVDGQKLWRVFDNLIGNILKYSLENTRAYINVKEEKGQTIITFKNVSKYELSDDVDELFERFKRGDESRHTDGSGLGLAIAKSIIDLHDGSLDIDVDGDLFKVTIILDLLSE is encoded by the coding sequence TTGGATACAAAATGGAAAAGTAGGATAACAATTATTGCATGGCTTATGTTATTTACGTATGGATTAAGTGGTGTTTTATCAGCTATTTTCGATGATCGTGAATACTCAAAGAAAAGTTTTTTTCATACAACTCAATATGAAGATACGGTTGGGCAATTATTAGCTTATATTCAGGCTTTTGAGCAATCTTATCAGCCGAAAGAAGAAATGAAAAAATTAATCACAGTATCGAATGAGGAAATAGAAGAGTACCGCTTTCGTTATGGAGATTTAACGGAGCAATTATCAAGTATCGAAAATCAATATGCAGCTGAAATTGAGGAAGCGATCGCGAATGACAGCCAAAATCTCGCCGATATCTATAAAAATGAAAGAGATAAAAAAATAGAAGATATTACAAAAAACTTTGAAAGTGATGAATATGTTAAACAAAAAATTGTAAAAGAAAAAGAACAAAGAGTAGATGAGTATTACAAAGAGCTTGAAGGTTATCGAGAAGATTTTTCAGAATACAAAGAAGCATTTGCATATTATCTTAAAGATACAAAAACAGGAGAGGTTTATACGAATCTGCAAGATAGTAAATCAGTAGATAAGTATATAAATGACAAAGATATGTTATTTATCCAAAACTACCCGACAAAAAATCGAAGCTATCTTGGCATGAAGGAACAACCATTTATTATGGGGTATGAGGACGTTATCAATCATGCTAATTCAAATGCTTTGTTCGAAGGGGAAATTGCGATATCAAAAGAAGCAAATAATACGAATTTTATTATCGCTAATTATTATGAATATAATCATAATCGAATTGTGTTTTTTATTTATGCAATCACCGCTATCATCGCTTTTATAGTAAGCATTATGATTGGGAAGAAGATCAAGGTAATCAGTAAAATTGCTCCACAAGAATGGATAAATTTATATCATAAAATACCAATTGATATAGCAGTCATTCTTTTTGGAATTACAGGGTTAATTTCTCTCGCATTATTCGCAGATAATCCCTATATATATAATTTTTCTCTGGATAGGATTATTTTTCAACTTATCATTATGACCATATTTATCTGGTTTACTATGATCCAAGGAATTTATTTGTATCCAAGACTAAAATTGATGAGAACTGATAAAGAAGTTTGGAGAAGCTCATTTGCCGTTTCAGTTATAAAAATGTTCCGAAATGCATTCATTAATCGCAGGGTAGGCACACAAGTTTTTCTCATTCTTGGTATTGTGTTTTTATTTGGAGTTGGAACAATTCTTATTATCGTTGAACCGTTATTTCTGATAGGATATGTTCCCGCGCTTTTATTAATAGGGCTGCCATTGTTTATTATCGTTGTAAAAAGAACCGGATATTTTAACCAAATTATTAGAAATACAAATGCATTAGCAAAAGGTCATTTTGAGCCTGATTTAAAAATTATTGGAAAATCTGTTTTTGCTAAACTTGCAGAAGATATAAATACGATGAAACATGGTGTGAAAATATCGAAAAAAGAACAAGCGAAAAGTGAAAAGCTCAAAACAGAGTTAATTACAAATGTCAGTCATGATTTACGCACACCATTAACATCGATCATTACCTATTCAGAGCTACTGAAAAATCCAGAATTACATGAAGATGAACGAAATTCATATATTGAAATTATTGACCGGAAATCAAAGCGTTTAAAGGTATTAATCGATGACCTTTTCGAAGCATCAAAAATGGCAAGCGGAAATATTGAATTATCAAAAGCAAAAGTGGATATCATTCAGTTGCTTCAACAAGCATTAGCTGAGTACAATGAGACGATTCAATCTTCTCACATCCAATTTCGTGTTTCAAAACCAGAAAAGTCTGTCTATGCATATGTTGATGGGCAAAAGCTATGGCGAGTTTTTGATAACTTAATCGGCAATATCTTGAAATACTCACTTGAAAACACAAGAGCTTATATCAATGTAAAGGAAGAAAAGGGGCAGACAATCATTACGTTTAAAAATGTATCGAAATATGAACTCAGTGATGATGTAGATGAGCTTTTCGAACGATTTAAGCGCGGTGATGAATCACGCCATACAGACGGATCAGGACTAGGTCTGGCGATTGCTAAATCAATCATTGATTTACATGATGGTTCTTTAGACATTGATGTTGATGGGGATTTGTTTAAAGTAACAATTATACTGGATTTGTTGAGTGAATAA
- a CDS encoding gluconate:H+ symporter, whose product MPLVIIAIGVLLLLILIMGFKLNTFVSLIIVSFIVALALGMPMAEVVASIESGLGGTLGHIALIFGMGAMLGRLIADAGGANRIATTLIDKFGEKRIQWAVLFASFIVGIALFLEVTIVLLVPIIFSIAKELKVSIVHLGLPMVTAALATHAFLPPHPGPTAVAAEYGANIGLVLIYGIIVAIPTVILAGILYPKLAKKIVPTAWTREGSDSFGVQKTFKLEETPGFGISVFTALFPVILMALGAAVDMIQPAMGFEDNMLVKIIRFIGTSSTAMVLSLLLAIYTMGLRRNVPIKNLMNSCSSAINSLGMLLLIIGGGGALKQVLIDGGVGDYVAKIFEGSAMSPVFFAWTVAAILRICLGSGTVATLTTAGLVLPSLATIPDVNLELVALATGAGSAIASHVNDAGFWMVKESLGMTLKEAFGTYTVLSTIVAVSGLVCTLLLDIVL is encoded by the coding sequence ATGCCTTTAGTAATTATTGCAATTGGGGTTCTATTATTACTTATTTTGATAATGGGCTTCAAATTAAACACATTTGTTTCATTAATCATTGTTTCATTCATCGTAGCTTTGGCATTAGGGATGCCTATGGCAGAAGTTGTTGCATCAATTGAAAGCGGTTTAGGCGGAACGCTTGGTCATATTGCCTTAATATTTGGGATGGGAGCTATGCTTGGCAGATTAATTGCTGATGCAGGTGGCGCCAATCGTATTGCTACAACCTTGATTGACAAATTCGGGGAAAAAAGAATTCAATGGGCTGTTTTGTTTGCTTCATTTATTGTTGGGATCGCATTATTCCTTGAAGTAACAATCGTATTATTAGTTCCAATTATATTCTCAATTGCAAAAGAATTAAAAGTTTCCATTGTGCATTTAGGTCTTCCTATGGTTACTGCTGCCTTAGCAACACATGCTTTCTTACCCCCGCATCCGGGCCCAACAGCAGTAGCAGCTGAATATGGAGCAAATATTGGTTTAGTTTTAATTTACGGTATCATTGTCGCAATTCCAACTGTTATACTAGCAGGTATTTTGTATCCAAAGTTAGCTAAAAAAATTGTTCCTACTGCTTGGACAAGAGAAGGCAGTGACTCATTTGGGGTTCAAAAAACATTCAAATTAGAAGAAACACCTGGTTTTGGTATCAGTGTATTTACAGCACTATTCCCAGTTATTTTAATGGCTTTGGGTGCAGCGGTTGATATGATTCAGCCAGCAATGGGATTTGAAGATAATATGTTAGTGAAAATCATTCGTTTTATCGGTACATCTTCGACAGCTATGGTGCTTTCATTATTGCTTGCAATCTACACGATGGGTTTAAGAAGAAATGTTCCGATCAAGAATTTGATGAATTCATGTTCTTCAGCAATTAATTCATTAGGGATGCTGCTATTAATTATTGGTGGCGGCGGTGCACTAAAGCAAGTTCTTATTGATGGAGGCGTTGGTGATTATGTTGCTAAAATATTCGAAGGATCTGCTATGTCCCCTGTCTTCTTTGCATGGACAGTTGCAGCAATATTACGTATCTGCTTAGGATCTGGAACAGTTGCAACTTTAACAACTGCAGGGTTGGTCCTTCCATCTCTTGCTACAATTCCTGACGTTAACTTAGAGCTAGTTGCACTTGCAACTGGAGCGGGCAGTGCAATTGCATCACATGTTAATGACGCTGGTTTCTGGATGGTTAAAGAGTCTTTAGGTATGACCCTGAAAGAAGCATTCGGAACGTATACAGTCCTTTCTACAATTGTTGCTGTATCAGGATTGGTATGTACTCTATTATTAGATATCGTTTTATAA
- the larE gene encoding ATP-dependent sacrificial sulfur transferase LarE, translated as MNEKYEQLKEILREMDDVVVAFSGGVDSTLLLKVAVDVLGVEKVLAVTADSETYPSSELEEAKKLANLIGATHQVIETSELSIPGYAENDRNRCYFCKNGLFEQIVPIMHQKGFKNVVYGLIADDMSEHRPGVRAAKEHGVRGPLQEANLYKEEIRELSKQLNLPTWEKPSFACLSSRIAYGEKITQEKLTKVEKSEAYIKGLGIRQVRVRTHQEIARIEVEPQDMQLVLLKHKDIMENLQSFGYKYVTLDLQGYVSGSMNKVLTASVNKK; from the coding sequence ATGAATGAAAAGTATGAACAACTAAAAGAAATCTTAAGAGAGATGGACGATGTTGTTGTTGCTTTTTCTGGCGGTGTCGATAGTACATTGTTATTAAAGGTTGCTGTTGATGTTTTAGGTGTTGAAAAAGTTCTGGCTGTTACGGCTGATTCTGAAACATACCCTTCAAGTGAATTAGAGGAAGCTAAAAAGCTTGCAAATCTGATTGGGGCAACACACCAAGTAATTGAAACCTCTGAACTAAGTATACCAGGCTACGCAGAAAATGACCGGAACCGTTGTTATTTCTGTAAAAATGGATTATTTGAACAAATCGTTCCTATCATGCATCAAAAGGGTTTTAAAAACGTAGTGTATGGTTTGATTGCAGATGATATGAGTGAACATCGTCCTGGAGTACGTGCAGCCAAAGAACACGGTGTTCGCGGGCCGCTCCAAGAGGCAAATCTTTATAAAGAGGAAATTCGTGAACTTTCAAAACAATTAAACTTGCCTACTTGGGAAAAACCATCATTCGCCTGTCTATCCTCCCGAATTGCATATGGTGAAAAAATCACCCAGGAAAAATTAACAAAGGTTGAAAAATCGGAGGCTTATATTAAAGGGTTAGGAATTCGACAAGTCCGCGTGCGAACTCATCAAGAGATTGCGAGGATTGAAGTAGAGCCTCAAGATATGCAGCTTGTTTTATTGAAGCATAAAGATATCATGGAGAATTTGCAGAGCTTTGGATATAAATATGTCACTCTTGATCTACAAGGCTATGTGAGCGGCAGCATGAATAAAGTATTAACTGCTAGTGTAAACAAAAAGTAA
- a CDS encoding sigma-54-dependent Fis family transcriptional regulator, with protein sequence MIKALVIVPYEGLLEMMKEIDQEVEDIQLQIELGNLYEGVAIAKDAEKNGYHVIISRGGTASLIQEAVSIPVIDIQVTGYDVLRILTLVKGFSGKAAIVGFSNITQGAATICKLLDFDIKTLTITKDTEVKDKLTNLKKLGYEVVIGDVVTVQAAKQLGMTGVLITSGKEAIIDALEETRRSYRIFSQLQQDVFLFQSILDCNEQAIGVFNKAEKIVYGNERFNKEFHWIDLENSAEISALLKETALTGEKQSKTVHINHSFWKIKACPQGDATVFFLEKILPNQADVQEGEVNMNAIEFHTSSSFIPISGKSEQIQKVLNQIDQYGKREEPVWIMGEEGNGKELAARSIYLKRKTKNEPFIVLHCDLLSTEQLKNLMNENFFLKYANGVIYLKNIDKLNSYMQKELYKIVKNESNKMLQWLVSSESTIEDKVSNGSFHTELYETLGRVSIYIPPLRERREDIEDLVHVFISELHPKYGNGVVGIRLDALHEIINYEWPGNVEQLKQVIEQLFLQSHSFYIEKEAVVTVLNRLEQQVKKSDELTHIDLSGTLEEIEKQVITKVLEEEGLNQSKAAKRLGINRSTLWRKLK encoded by the coding sequence ATGATTAAAGCATTGGTAATTGTCCCCTACGAGGGATTGCTTGAAATGATGAAAGAAATCGATCAAGAAGTAGAAGATATTCAATTACAAATTGAATTAGGAAATTTATATGAGGGAGTTGCTATTGCAAAGGATGCCGAAAAGAATGGCTATCATGTCATAATCAGTCGGGGTGGTACAGCTTCTTTGATTCAGGAGGCTGTATCAATCCCGGTGATTGATATTCAGGTGACAGGCTATGATGTGTTACGCATACTAACACTAGTAAAAGGATTTTCGGGTAAAGCGGCTATTGTTGGATTTTCGAATATAACACAAGGTGCTGCTACGATCTGTAAGCTTCTAGATTTTGATATTAAAACATTAACGATTACGAAAGATACCGAAGTGAAAGATAAATTAACGAATTTAAAAAAACTTGGCTATGAAGTGGTAATTGGGGATGTTGTGACGGTTCAAGCTGCAAAGCAATTAGGTATGACAGGAGTGTTAATTACATCTGGGAAGGAAGCTATCATTGATGCATTAGAAGAAACGAGAAGGTCATATCGCATTTTCTCGCAGCTACAGCAGGATGTTTTTTTATTTCAATCCATTCTAGATTGTAACGAACAGGCAATTGGAGTATTTAATAAAGCTGAAAAAATTGTATATGGGAATGAACGCTTCAATAAAGAATTTCACTGGATCGATTTAGAAAACTCCGCGGAAATATCAGCGTTATTAAAAGAAACGGCATTAACAGGCGAAAAACAAAGCAAAACCGTTCACATCAATCATTCGTTTTGGAAAATAAAGGCATGTCCTCAAGGGGATGCTACAGTATTTTTTCTTGAAAAAATCCTTCCTAATCAAGCTGATGTTCAGGAAGGAGAAGTGAATATGAATGCAATAGAATTTCATACCTCATCTTCTTTTATCCCTATTTCCGGAAAAAGCGAGCAAATTCAGAAGGTGTTAAATCAAATCGATCAATACGGTAAAAGGGAAGAACCCGTATGGATTATGGGAGAAGAGGGAAATGGGAAAGAATTAGCTGCCCGTTCCATCTATTTAAAAAGGAAAACAAAGAATGAACCATTTATCGTGTTGCATTGTGATTTATTAAGTACAGAACAGCTGAAAAATTTAATGAACGAAAACTTTTTCCTAAAATACGCCAATGGTGTCATTTACTTAAAAAACATCGATAAATTGAACTCTTATATGCAAAAAGAGTTATATAAAATAGTTAAGAATGAAAGCAATAAAATGCTGCAATGGCTCGTTTCTTCTGAGAGTACTATCGAAGATAAGGTATCTAATGGCTCATTTCACACCGAATTATATGAAACATTAGGGCGGGTAAGCATATATATTCCGCCACTCCGAGAACGAAGAGAGGATATTGAGGATTTGGTTCATGTATTTATATCTGAATTACATCCTAAATATGGAAATGGAGTAGTTGGGATTCGACTGGATGCTTTGCATGAGATAATCAACTATGAATGGCCTGGAAATGTAGAGCAACTTAAACAAGTAATTGAACAATTATTTTTACAATCACATTCTTTTTATATTGAGAAGGAAGCAGTTGTGACAGTTTTAAATCGATTAGAGCAGCAGGTGAAAAAGAGTGATGAACTAACACATATCGATTTAAGCGGTACATTAGAAGAAATTGAAAAACAAGTCATTACGAAGGTACTTGAAGAAGAGGGGTTGAATCAATCAAAAGCAGCTAAACGTTTGGGGATTAACCGTTCTACCTTGTGGCGTAAGCTAAAATAA
- a CDS encoding four-carbon acid sugar kinase family protein, which produces MKLAVIADDLTGANDTGVQFAKQDLNTTVLFSDTKLQPTHLSEDVIVLNSDSRALISEKAYDVVFNLSTQLKNLDITKVFKKIDSTMRGNIGPEIDAVMDVFNYKTSFIVPAFPKSKRITMNGMHYVNGVLLEETEIANDPACPVKESYLPKLLKNQSKREVELISIDDVRKGKDHLSEKMIALSSGKDSKIIIVDATTDEELKTIVEAAESTHENFLWVGSAGIAYHLTNSSHREEQLCKTLEGERLPVLVVAGSVNSITHRQIQHLKEKKNVEEIVISPEEFFYEDRRKLEINRIVKAGQALLEKGDLVVTTNRERETINRVKDLQKKLGLTNFEVGNTIAQSMGVIAGQLIESKNICGAILTGGDIAGATCKVLNGDGIRVIGEVEAGIPYGKLFGGLYDGIPLVTKAGAFGTEQALSKALQTITEVNAHVENSDWRKTNYS; this is translated from the coding sequence GTGAAACTTGCAGTAATAGCAGATGATTTAACAGGCGCAAATGATACTGGTGTTCAATTTGCAAAACAGGATTTAAATACGACAGTGCTATTTTCAGATACAAAATTACAACCAACACATTTAAGTGAAGATGTCATTGTTTTAAATTCAGATAGTCGGGCATTAATTTCAGAAAAGGCTTATGATGTCGTTTTTAATCTTTCCACTCAATTAAAAAACTTAGATATTACAAAAGTCTTTAAAAAGATAGATTCCACCATGAGGGGAAATATTGGTCCGGAAATTGATGCAGTTATGGATGTATTTAATTATAAAACCTCGTTTATTGTACCGGCTTTTCCGAAAAGTAAGCGGATTACAATGAATGGAATGCATTATGTCAATGGCGTGTTATTAGAGGAAACAGAAATTGCAAATGATCCCGCCTGCCCAGTAAAAGAAAGTTACTTACCAAAATTGCTAAAGAATCAAAGTAAGCGGGAAGTTGAATTAATCTCAATTGATGATGTGCGAAAAGGAAAAGATCATTTATCAGAAAAAATGATTGCGTTGTCCTCTGGTAAAGATTCAAAAATTATCATCGTTGATGCTACAACTGACGAAGAACTAAAAACGATTGTTGAAGCTGCTGAAAGTACACATGAAAATTTCCTGTGGGTAGGTTCAGCTGGAATTGCTTATCATCTGACAAACTCAAGTCATCGTGAAGAGCAGCTATGCAAGACACTGGAAGGTGAACGACTTCCGGTACTAGTAGTAGCAGGTAGTGTAAATTCGATTACTCATCGACAAATTCAACATTTAAAAGAGAAAAAGAATGTTGAAGAAATTGTCATTTCTCCTGAGGAATTCTTTTACGAAGATAGGAGAAAACTTGAAATTAATCGTATTGTTAAAGCTGGGCAAGCATTACTAGAAAAAGGCGATTTAGTGGTAACAACCAATCGTGAGCGGGAGACAATAAACAGAGTAAAGGATCTTCAAAAAAAGCTTGGTTTAACGAACTTTGAGGTAGGTAATACAATTGCTCAATCTATGGGAGTTATTGCCGGTCAATTAATAGAAAGCAAGAATATTTGCGGGGCTATTTTAACGGGCGGAGATATTGCAGGAGCTACTTGTAAAGTATTAAATGGAGATGGAATACGGGTAATTGGTGAGGTAGAAGCCGGTATTCCATATGGGAAATTGTTCGGAGGCTTGTATGATGGCATACCTCTTGTTACAAAAGCGGGTGCATTTGGAACGGAACAAGCACTTTCAAAAGCTCTTCAAACAATTACTGAAGTAAATGCCCATGTTGAAAACAGTGATTGGCGTAAGACTAACTATTCTTAA
- the pdxA gene encoding 4-hydroxythreonine-4-phosphate dehydrogenase PdxA, whose protein sequence is MTTKKPNIAITMGDPSGVGPEIIVKSLNDKNIYENCRPFVIGDLKMIKRALVVTNIDLQLNSISNPEDAKCQYGTIDIIDLDLVSEDLPWGQVSSEAGNAAFRYLEKAIAYANEKKIQGICTAPLNKEALHKAGHIYPGHTEILAELTNTKDFAMMLSAPGLRVIHVTTHVGIIDAINKINVDRQYTVIKLAHETLQKAGIKSPRIAVCGINPHAGENGLFGNGEEEEKIIPAVEKAQAEGINVQGPLPADTLFFRAKRGDFDIVVAQYHDQGHGPIKVLGLEAGVNITVGLPTIRTSVDHGTAFDIAGKNIADELSLKEAIRMAIELAPEK, encoded by the coding sequence ATGACTACCAAAAAACCAAATATCGCGATTACAATGGGGGACCCATCAGGAGTCGGACCTGAAATTATCGTTAAATCTTTGAATGATAAAAACATCTATGAAAATTGCCGTCCATTTGTCATTGGCGATCTTAAAATGATAAAAAGAGCTTTGGTTGTAACAAATATTGATCTTCAATTAAATAGCATTTCAAATCCTGAAGATGCAAAGTGCCAATACGGAACAATCGATATTATCGATTTAGATTTAGTTTCTGAAGATTTACCTTGGGGACAAGTTTCTTCTGAGGCTGGAAATGCTGCATTTCGCTATTTAGAAAAGGCGATTGCTTATGCGAATGAAAAGAAAATTCAAGGGATTTGTACAGCACCTTTAAATAAAGAAGCACTTCATAAAGCAGGTCATATTTATCCGGGACACACTGAAATTTTAGCCGAATTAACAAATACAAAAGATTTCGCCATGATGCTATCTGCGCCAGGTTTAAGAGTGATTCATGTGACAACACATGTAGGTATTATCGATGCGATTAATAAAATAAACGTTGATCGTCAATATACAGTCATTAAACTTGCACACGAAACATTACAAAAAGCAGGGATTAAATCTCCTCGAATCGCAGTTTGCGGGATTAACCCACATGCTGGTGAAAATGGTCTTTTTGGAAATGGTGAAGAAGAAGAGAAAATTATTCCAGCTGTAGAAAAAGCGCAGGCAGAAGGAATAAATGTACAAGGGCCACTTCCTGCAGATACATTATTCTTTAGAGCAAAACGCGGCGACTTTGACATAGTTGTTGCACAATATCATGATCAAGGGCATGGGCCAATTAAGGTTTTAGGTCTTGAAGCTGGAGTAAATATTACAGTCGGTCTTCCAACGATTCGTACAAGTGTTGACCATGGAACAGCTTTTGATATCGCAGGAAAAAATATTGCAGACGAGTTATCGTTAAAAGAAGCGATTCGTATGGCGATTGAATTAGCACCTGAAAAATAA